One region of Mucilaginibacter gotjawali genomic DNA includes:
- a CDS encoding RagB/SusD family nutrient uptake outer membrane protein, producing the protein MKNHINKILPAIILLCVVYGCKKYEQFPVDKITANYVFDPRDSAGANAQSFLYGIYAIVPNGNNRVGSDYLDAASDDAVSSQTGTAQVTLMSTNAATSQSFPSTENPWEGTNPTGTPNSFWAGIRSANEFINNIGVVPVKGTLPNGVGTRWVWQSEARFLRAYFYFELVKRYGGVPLLGNKVYNVNDAITVPRSSFSDCITYIVNELNAVKDSLITAPLAISSDNFRITKGAALALKARVLLYAASPLFNGGNIDAANPLTGYTSYDINRWTLAANAARDVISLGTYQLDTSYRDIFLTQNNLERIMIRPGGNSISVETYNGPVGFQAASAVGNTSPTQELVNSFPMQNGLAITDPSSGFNPSDPYAVNSTPKRDPRLAWTILYNGHTWLNTSVQTYEGGQSKPDVNTQQTVTGYYMRKFMGLFENTTTYSSHSSDWVVFRYAEVLLTLAEAENEAAGSPPADCYAQLYALRKRAGIDPGAGITYGVPQNMSTAEMRAFIQNEWRIEFAFEEHRYFDIKRWKLAQTLMNQPRTGVSIVKTGSNLTFNPINVLSTTFTTKQYFHPIPYNEILKDPNLKQNPGW; encoded by the coding sequence ATGAAAAATCATATAAATAAGATACTGCCAGCGATAATACTACTATGTGTTGTTTATGGGTGTAAAAAGTATGAACAATTTCCGGTTGATAAGATCACTGCAAACTATGTGTTCGATCCGCGCGATTCAGCCGGGGCCAATGCGCAGTCGTTCCTCTACGGGATATATGCGATAGTACCCAATGGCAATAACCGGGTAGGCAGTGATTACCTTGACGCAGCTTCGGATGATGCGGTGTCATCCCAAACGGGTACCGCACAGGTGACCTTAATGTCAACCAATGCGGCAACATCACAATCGTTCCCCTCTACCGAGAACCCATGGGAGGGAACAAACCCGACCGGTACGCCCAATTCATTTTGGGCCGGTATACGCTCGGCAAATGAATTTATCAATAATATTGGGGTTGTTCCGGTTAAAGGCACGTTGCCAAACGGCGTGGGTACCCGTTGGGTATGGCAAAGCGAAGCACGTTTTTTAAGGGCGTACTTTTATTTTGAGCTGGTGAAGCGCTATGGCGGGGTACCGCTGCTGGGGAATAAGGTTTATAATGTTAATGATGCGATAACCGTACCACGCAGCAGCTTTTCAGATTGTATCACCTATATAGTGAATGAATTGAACGCTGTAAAGGATAGCCTGATCACTGCCCCGTTGGCTATCTCCAGCGACAATTTCCGGATTACCAAAGGGGCTGCTTTGGCTTTAAAAGCCCGCGTTTTGTTATATGCCGCCAGCCCATTGTTCAATGGTGGAAACATTGATGCAGCCAACCCGCTCACCGGTTATACAAGTTACGATATAAACCGCTGGACACTGGCCGCTAACGCCGCGCGTGACGTAATTAGTTTAGGCACCTACCAGCTGGATACCAGCTACCGCGATATCTTTTTAACGCAGAATAATTTGGAAAGGATAATGATAAGGCCGGGTGGCAATAGCATCAGTGTCGAAACGTACAATGGTCCTGTAGGTTTCCAGGCGGCCTCGGCGGTGGGCAACACAAGCCCTACGCAGGAATTGGTTAATTCATTCCCGATGCAAAACGGACTGGCTATTACTGATCCGTCGTCAGGCTTTAACCCATCCGATCCTTACGCAGTAAATTCAACGCCAAAGCGCGATCCACGATTAGCATGGACTATTCTTTATAATGGGCACACCTGGCTCAATACCTCCGTGCAAACTTACGAAGGGGGCCAGAGCAAACCCGATGTGAATACCCAGCAAACGGTTACAGGTTACTATATGCGTAAATTTATGGGCCTTTTTGAAAATACCACCACTTATAGCAGCCATTCGTCAGACTGGGTTGTATTCAGGTATGCCGAAGTATTATTAACGCTTGCCGAAGCCGAAAACGAAGCTGCAGGTTCGCCGCCGGCTGATTGTTACGCCCAGCTTTATGCCTTACGAAAAAGAGCGGGGATTGACCCGGGGGCAGGGATCACTTACGGCGTGCCGCAAAACATGAGTACTGCCGAGATGCGGGCTTTTATACAAAATGAATGGCGCATTGAATTTGCTTTTGAAGAGCACCGCTACTTTGATATTAAAAGATGGAAACTGGCGCAAACGCTCATGAATCAACCAAGGACAGGGGTGTCTATTGTAAAAACAGGTTCAAACTTAACATTCAACCCGATTAACGTGTTGAGTACAACGTTTACCACCAAGCAATATTTTCACCCTATCCCATACAACGAAATACTAAAAGATCCGAATCTGAAACAAAACCCGGGTTGGTAA
- a CDS encoding SusC/RagA family TonB-linked outer membrane protein, whose product MRKLILFFLVIFSILPALLYAQNRVVSGVVRDDGGVLPGASVVEKGMPGNGVTTNIKGRFTLTLKGSSNIIVVQFIGYARQEVNVAGKVDNIDITLKSNSQDLNEVIVVGFGKTKRITTTGSVSTISAQDIRTVPTANVQNTLSGKIPGFFSQQSSGQPGKDASDFFIRGVSSLNPAGNQPLIIVDDIEYTYDQLQQINVNEIESISVLKDAATTAIYGIKGANGVLVVTTRRGKAGKPQVNFRNEAGVQAPTITPKFLNAYQSAVLINQAETNDGTLPDKLTFSPNDLVLYQNHSDPYGHPDVNWYDKIFNKYSYQANSNLDISGGTDQLKYFISGGILQQNGLVKHFTDPVANINNNYEFSRYDFRSNLDLKANKTLDIRLDVTTRFSSTNSPNESASSTLSDVYNFAQETPFTAPFLNPNGSYAYAYSNFNPSHLPTLNARLATGGYQNEKRTDYNVLFNIKQNLDAITNGLSVTGRVAYSSTEAFTRSTGNYGPIPTYHYDPATGQTILNPAGSYVFPQIYYAGNVNIYTTNVNLQAFANYDRTFNGKNHVTGLVLLNQSSQTYDANAFLDATSVGVPAKFRGISARGTYDYAGKYLFDINAAYNGTDRFAANHRYGWFPAVSVGYNITKEDYFKKITSVFSLLKIRGSYGIVGSDVAPGNTYIYSQYYNQNSNQYNFGTSPNYYNQYYEGALSNANVVWERQKELDLGLDMNLFKDHLSFTADYFHNVRYDQLIIPNNVPLVLGVGLPAINLGRTQNNGFDGQIGYHNSIRDVQYGVNFVFSYAKNKILFESEAQAAYPWLARTGHSINQPFGYHSLGYYTPGDVAAINAYKAGHSGSNAGDPIAVPDNGETIQAGDLKYQDLNHDGYINVFDQKAIGHPNLPNTTLGLNLTAGYKGFSASVLLQGAFNYSFMITGTGIEPFQSQFQPIHLTAWTPENASSAQFPRLTTNPQTINSPTYYPSDYWLLNAYYIRLKTVDIGYQFPSKSLPFHLDNARVYLSAYNLFTWDNYKRYQQDPEIQTNTAGDAYINQRVINFGIQLGF is encoded by the coding sequence ATGAGAAAATTAATACTTTTCTTTCTTGTCATCTTCAGTATCCTTCCGGCATTGCTATATGCGCAAAACAGAGTAGTTTCGGGGGTAGTGAGAGACGACGGAGGAGTTTTGCCCGGGGCGTCGGTTGTTGAAAAAGGTATGCCCGGCAACGGCGTTACCACCAATATAAAAGGCCGGTTTACATTAACCTTAAAAGGCAGTTCAAATATTATTGTAGTACAATTTATTGGCTATGCACGGCAGGAAGTAAATGTTGCCGGCAAAGTTGACAATATCGATATTACCTTAAAATCAAACAGCCAGGATCTTAACGAAGTGATTGTGGTGGGTTTTGGTAAAACAAAGCGTATTACAACCACCGGATCGGTTAGTACAATTTCGGCCCAGGATATCCGGACCGTTCCAACGGCAAACGTGCAAAACACGCTGTCAGGCAAAATACCGGGATTTTTTTCCCAGCAAAGCTCGGGGCAGCCTGGTAAAGATGCTTCTGACTTTTTTATCCGTGGCGTAAGCTCACTTAACCCGGCAGGAAATCAACCATTGATCATTGTTGATGACATTGAATATACCTATGATCAGCTGCAGCAGATCAATGTAAACGAAATAGAAAGTATCAGCGTTTTAAAAGATGCGGCTACTACTGCTATCTATGGTATAAAAGGAGCCAACGGTGTTTTAGTGGTAACCACCCGGCGCGGAAAAGCCGGTAAACCCCAGGTTAACTTCCGGAATGAAGCGGGGGTGCAGGCGCCTACAATTACGCCAAAATTCCTGAATGCCTACCAATCGGCGGTATTGATCAATCAAGCCGAAACAAACGACGGGACATTGCCTGATAAGCTCACTTTCAGCCCGAACGACCTGGTATTATACCAAAATCATTCCGATCCTTATGGGCACCCTGACGTAAACTGGTATGATAAGATCTTCAATAAATACAGCTACCAGGCCAATTCAAACCTGGACATATCCGGCGGTACCGATCAGTTAAAGTATTTTATTTCGGGCGGTATATTGCAGCAAAACGGATTGGTGAAACATTTTACCGATCCTGTGGCAAACATCAATAACAACTACGAATTCAGCCGGTATGATTTCAGGTCGAACCTGGATTTAAAGGCAAATAAAACACTTGATATCAGGCTGGATGTAACCACCCGTTTTTCGAGTACAAATTCGCCAAACGAATCTGCTTCAAGCACCCTTTCCGACGTTTATAATTTTGCACAGGAAACCCCGTTTACAGCGCCATTTTTAAACCCGAACGGCAGCTACGCTTATGCATATTCAAATTTCAACCCCAGCCATTTGCCCACCCTGAATGCGCGGCTGGCTACAGGCGGATATCAAAACGAAAAGCGAACTGATTATAACGTGTTGTTTAACATTAAGCAAAACCTTGATGCAATTACCAATGGCTTATCGGTAACCGGCCGGGTAGCCTATTCAAGCACGGAAGCTTTTACCCGTTCTACCGGAAATTATGGCCCTATTCCAACGTACCATTACGATCCTGCAACTGGTCAAACTATATTAAACCCTGCAGGCAGTTATGTATTTCCGCAGATCTATTATGCAGGTAACGTAAATATCTATACTACCAATGTAAACCTGCAGGCATTTGCCAACTACGACCGTACTTTTAACGGTAAAAACCATGTTACCGGGTTGGTATTGTTAAATCAATCGTCCCAAACCTATGATGCCAATGCGTTTCTTGATGCTACATCGGTAGGCGTTCCCGCTAAATTCAGGGGGATCTCGGCCAGGGGAACATATGATTATGCCGGGAAATATCTGTTCGATATCAATGCCGCGTATAATGGAACAGACCGTTTCGCCGCAAATCACCGGTATGGCTGGTTTCCGGCGGTGAGCGTAGGGTATAACATTACAAAAGAAGATTATTTCAAAAAAATAACCTCAGTTTTCAGTTTGCTCAAAATCAGGGGATCATATGGAATTGTGGGCTCGGATGTGGCCCCGGGTAATACCTACATCTATAGTCAATACTATAATCAAAATTCCAACCAGTATAATTTTGGCACATCGCCCAATTACTATAATCAATATTACGAAGGTGCGCTTTCAAACGCCAACGTAGTGTGGGAGCGGCAAAAAGAACTTGACCTTGGCCTGGATATGAACTTATTTAAAGATCATTTATCTTTTACGGCAGACTATTTCCATAACGTTCGTTACGACCAGTTGATCATACCCAATAATGTGCCGCTTGTTTTAGGCGTAGGTTTGCCGGCTATCAACCTTGGCCGTACCCAAAATAATGGGTTCGACGGGCAGATCGGCTACCATAATAGCATAAGGGACGTTCAGTATGGTGTTAATTTTGTGTTTTCGTATGCAAAGAACAAGATTCTTTTTGAAAGCGAAGCGCAAGCCGCATACCCATGGCTCGCACGCACCGGGCATTCTATTAACCAACCGTTTGGCTATCATTCACTGGGTTATTATACACCTGGCGATGTTGCTGCTATTAACGCGTATAAAGCAGGGCACAGTGGCAGTAATGCAGGTGACCCGATTGCTGTACCAGATAATGGCGAGACAATACAGGCAGGGGATCTGAAATACCAGGATTTGAATCATGATGGCTATATTAATGTTTTTGACCAAAAGGCCATCGGTCATCCTAATTTACCAAATACAACGCTGGGTTTAAATTTAACTGCCGGCTACAAGGGTTTTAGCGCCAGTGTATTGTTGCAGGGAGCGTTTAATTATAGCTTTATGATTACCGGTACCGGAATTGAGCCGTTTCAAAGCCAATTTCAGCCCATTCATTTGACAGCATGGACGCCGGAAAATGCATCAAGCGCGCAATTTCCGCGGTTGACTACCAACCCGCAAACCATCAATAGCCCAACCTACTATCCGTCAGACTATTGGCTTTTAAACGCCTATTATATCCGGCTGAAAACAGTGGATATCGGCTACCAGTTCCCGAGCAAGTCATTGCCGTTTCACCTGGATAACGCAAGGGTTTACCTGAGCGCCTATAACCTGTTTACCTGGGATAACTATAAACGCTACCAGCAGGATCCGGAAATACAGACCAATACTGCCGGCGACGCTTATATCAACCAGCGCGTGATCAACTTTGGTATACAATTAGGATTTTAA
- a CDS encoding prolipoprotein diacylglyceryl transferase: protein MFPTVGDLLRYLFHVNITFPVQTFGFFVALSFFLTYFVFVAEFKRKEADGLISAYKEEEIIGLPASFLELLVNGLLGFVLGFKISGAVINYKVIKIDPVAYIFSVQGNLWGGLLFAAAFVLWIYTDRRKQLLPKPKIVETVVHPYQLMGYLAFALGFWGFIGAKLFNTAENLQLFMRHPIDTLFSANGFTYYGGLIFGSVTYLYICHKKGMKLVHLADIGSPGMMLAYGIGRIGCHLAGDGDWGIVNNHPKPALLAWLPDWMWSFKYPHNTIDAGIKIDGCFGDHCEQLRGGVYPTSFYEVVICIGLFGLMWLLRKRIKIPGLMFYSFLVLSGIERILIEIIRVNERYAILGLQLTQAEMISIGMIAGGIVGISSIIYRQIKNGGRLHL from the coding sequence ATGTTCCCAACTGTAGGCGATTTGCTGCGCTATCTTTTTCATGTCAACATTACTTTCCCGGTTCAAACCTTTGGTTTTTTTGTCGCCCTGTCTTTCTTTTTAACTTATTTCGTTTTTGTAGCTGAATTTAAAAGGAAAGAAGCAGACGGCCTTATCTCCGCCTACAAAGAAGAAGAAATTATTGGGTTGCCCGCTTCTTTTTTGGAGTTGCTGGTGAATGGTTTGCTGGGGTTTGTGCTGGGGTTCAAGATATCGGGGGCGGTTATTAATTATAAAGTAATTAAAATCGACCCTGTCGCGTACATTTTTTCGGTGCAGGGTAATTTATGGGGCGGGTTACTGTTTGCGGCGGCCTTTGTTTTATGGATTTATACCGACCGGAGAAAGCAGCTGTTGCCAAAGCCCAAAATAGTTGAAACGGTAGTTCACCCTTACCAGTTAATGGGTTACCTGGCGTTTGCTTTAGGTTTTTGGGGATTTATCGGCGCTAAATTATTTAATACCGCAGAAAACCTTCAGCTGTTTATGCGGCATCCTATAGACACCTTGTTTTCAGCCAATGGGTTCACCTATTATGGCGGGCTGATATTCGGCTCGGTTACTTACTTATATATCTGCCATAAAAAGGGGATGAAACTGGTACACCTTGCAGATATTGGTTCGCCGGGGATGATGCTGGCCTATGGTATCGGGCGGATTGGATGCCATTTGGCCGGCGACGGAGACTGGGGGATTGTAAACAACCACCCCAAACCCGCGTTGCTTGCCTGGCTGCCCGATTGGATGTGGTCGTTTAAATATCCGCACAATACCATCGACGCGGGTATAAAAATAGATGGCTGCTTTGGCGACCATTGCGAGCAATTGCGCGGCGGAGTTTACCCGACATCATTTTATGAGGTAGTGATTTGCATTGGTTTATTTGGATTGATGTGGCTGTTACGCAAACGCATCAAAATTCCGGGATTGATGTTTTATTCCTTCCTGGTGTTAAGCGGTATCGAAAGGATCCTGATCGAAATAATTCGCGTTAACGAGCGCTATGCTATTTTAGGCCTGCAGTTAACCCAGGCAGAAATGATCTCGATAGGGATGATCGCAGGCGGCATTGTCGGCATCTCCTCAATTATTTACCGGCAAATAAAAAATGGCGGGCGTCTGCATCTTTAA
- a CDS encoding DUF4185 domain-containing protein, which translates to MKKLSLIILSGVFVFCFTGVKGQAVSDKKTADLEHINFTVEPAPEWSGLLKRDSGWFGGDGIYTMRLNGVRGPAATPNDKILFLFSDSMIGEIRDHTMLPGYKMIHNSVAVLSGDKPVAQKMLFSWAKDTAGQAESIFVPHTPKTQNGDYYWLGDGFVNQELGNAIYIFGYRVRNVSDGAFGFKEVGNTLIKIPAGSVSPYLNQQQMDTPFFLTDSAGDSGSFGAGIYVNTKKAGALHPDGYIYVYGVRGMAKRLMIARVLPKDFEHFEKWTYWDGAKWVTEINKVADVTKDVSNELSLTALPDGRYALVFQLDGMTTTVGMRIGATPYGPFGPVIKLWDCKPDLLKNTYLVYNAKAHPSISNPGELLISYNINSTEFIKDLTTDPNLYRPRFIRVRFK; encoded by the coding sequence ATGAAAAAGCTTTCTTTAATAATTCTTTCCGGGGTGTTTGTTTTCTGTTTTACCGGTGTAAAAGGCCAGGCTGTGAGCGATAAAAAGACGGCGGACCTGGAGCATATCAATTTTACCGTTGAACCTGCGCCGGAATGGTCCGGTCTTCTGAAACGGGATTCGGGTTGGTTTGGCGGTGATGGTATTTATACGATGCGGCTTAATGGTGTGCGTGGCCCTGCCGCGACTCCGAATGATAAAATACTCTTCCTTTTTAGTGACAGTATGATCGGCGAGATCAGGGATCACACCATGCTGCCTGGCTATAAAATGATCCATAATTCTGTAGCGGTGCTAAGCGGAGACAAGCCGGTTGCCCAAAAAATGCTTTTTTCATGGGCAAAGGATACAGCAGGACAGGCGGAATCAATTTTTGTTCCGCATACGCCAAAAACACAAAATGGCGACTATTACTGGCTTGGCGATGGCTTTGTTAACCAGGAGCTCGGTAACGCTATTTACATTTTTGGTTACCGGGTACGCAATGTGAGTGATGGGGCATTCGGATTTAAGGAAGTGGGCAATACGCTGATAAAAATACCGGCAGGCAGCGTGTCGCCCTACTTAAACCAGCAGCAGATGGATACCCCCTTTTTTCTCACGGACAGTGCAGGTGACAGTGGATCTTTTGGCGCGGGAATTTACGTGAACACAAAGAAAGCGGGTGCGCTACACCCCGATGGCTATATTTATGTATATGGCGTAAGAGGTATGGCAAAAAGACTGATGATTGCCAGGGTATTGCCAAAAGATTTTGAACATTTTGAAAAATGGACCTATTGGGATGGCGCCAAATGGGTGACTGAAATAAATAAAGTTGCCGATGTTACGAAAGATGTATCCAACGAGCTGAGCCTGACGGCGCTGCCCGATGGGCGCTATGCGCTGGTTTTCCAGTTGGATGGCATGACTACAACGGTAGGCATGAGGATAGGGGCTACACCGTACGGGCCTTTCGGGCCGGTTATAAAATTATGGGACTGCAAGCCTGATTTGCTTAAAAACACTTATTTAGTTTACAATGCCAAGGCGCACCCTTCCATATCTAATCCGGGTGAATTGCTTATCAGTTATAACATCAATTCCACAGAATTTATAAAAGACTTAACTACGGACCCCAATTTATACCGGCCGCGCTTTATAAGGGTTAGATTTAAATAG
- a CDS encoding GH92 family glycosyl hydrolase — translation MRPISEKPELHYRQYYKHPMKKALFLIVFLSCAISILNAQQRDLVKYVNTRQGTNSKYEFSYGNTYPATALPFGMNTWTPQTGKNGDGWKYQYFVHTIRGFQQSHQCSSWVNDYAVFSLMPVSGKLVVNEDERAASFSHDNEIAQPGYYKVKLDNNITTEISPTERGAHLRFTFPHSKSTYIVLDGYTKMSMVKIDPDHKKITGYVNNCRWAPSNFKNYFVIVFDKPFKGYGTWENKHNQITPDSLFAEGEGRGAYIKFKDGETVQARVASSYISPEQAELTLQTELGKYKSFDETHAAADKVWNTLLGRMLAEGGTEEQKATFYSCLYHANLFSHQFFEYNKDGKPYYFSPYDGKVHDGYMYTDNGFWDTFRAQFPLNTIIHPAMEGRYAQALLDAQQQCGWLPAWSFPAETGGMLGNHSISILADAWVKGIRTFDPKKALEAYYHEATNKGPWGSANGRPGWKEYFADGYVPYSAKTQGATAWTLEFAYDDFCAYQLAKQTGNKFYENVFARQMYNYKNLFDPKTRFMRAKDEAGNWIEPFDPMDWGGPYTEGNAWHWTWSVFHDTQGLIDLMGGNKNFTAKLDSVFTEPGTIKVGGYGTVIHEMTEMAAFNMGQYAQGNEPIHHMIYLYNYAGEPWKAQQHIREVMDKMYNATENGYPGDEDEGQMSSWYVLSAAGIYSVCPGTDQYVIGSPAFNKITITLENGNKFTIEANNNSKTNVYIQSATLNGKPYTHHWITQADIMNGGVLHFEMGDKPNFQRGLNADDKPFSLSKRVL, via the coding sequence GTGAGACCCATTTCCGAAAAACCCGAATTGCATTACCGGCAGTATTATAAACACCCCATGAAGAAAGCCTTATTTTTAATTGTTTTTTTGAGTTGCGCAATCAGCATCTTAAACGCTCAGCAACGCGATCTTGTTAAATATGTAAATACCCGGCAGGGCACAAATTCAAAATATGAATTTTCGTACGGGAACACCTACCCGGCTACCGCGCTGCCATTCGGAATGAATACCTGGACGCCACAAACAGGTAAAAACGGCGACGGCTGGAAATACCAGTATTTCGTACACACTATCCGCGGTTTTCAGCAGTCGCATCAATGCAGCTCGTGGGTGAATGATTACGCCGTTTTTTCGCTGATGCCTGTATCGGGCAAACTGGTTGTAAATGAAGATGAGCGGGCGGCTTCTTTCAGCCATGATAACGAAATTGCGCAGCCAGGCTATTACAAGGTTAAGCTGGATAATAATATCACCACAGAAATAAGCCCTACTGAACGGGGCGCTCATTTGCGTTTTACATTCCCTCATTCAAAATCCACCTATATTGTTTTGGATGGCTATACCAAAATGAGCATGGTGAAGATCGATCCTGATCACAAAAAAATTACCGGTTATGTTAATAACTGCCGTTGGGCGCCATCCAATTTCAAAAACTATTTTGTAATTGTGTTTGATAAGCCATTCAAAGGCTATGGCACCTGGGAGAATAAGCATAATCAAATCACACCCGATAGCCTGTTTGCCGAAGGCGAGGGCAGGGGCGCATATATTAAGTTTAAAGATGGCGAAACCGTGCAAGCCAGAGTTGCCTCATCCTATATCAGCCCGGAACAGGCTGAGCTCACCCTGCAAACGGAGTTGGGCAAATATAAATCCTTTGATGAAACGCATGCGGCAGCCGATAAAGTTTGGAATACACTGCTTGGCAGGATGCTGGCTGAAGGCGGCACGGAAGAGCAGAAGGCGACATTTTACTCGTGCCTGTATCATGCCAACCTGTTTTCGCACCAGTTTTTTGAATATAACAAAGATGGTAAACCCTATTATTTTAGCCCCTACGATGGAAAAGTACATGATGGATACATGTATACTGACAATGGCTTTTGGGATACTTTCAGGGCGCAATTTCCGCTGAATACCATCATACACCCGGCCATGGAGGGCCGTTACGCGCAGGCATTGCTGGATGCGCAGCAACAATGCGGATGGCTGCCTGCATGGTCGTTCCCGGCCGAAACCGGGGGGATGCTGGGGAATCATTCCATCTCCATATTAGCGGATGCCTGGGTAAAAGGGATCCGGACATTTGACCCGAAAAAAGCGCTCGAAGCTTATTACCACGAAGCTACCAATAAGGGCCCCTGGGGCAGCGCTAACGGCAGGCCGGGCTGGAAAGAGTATTTTGCAGATGGCTATGTACCGTACAGCGCCAAAACCCAGGGCGCAACTGCCTGGACGCTGGAGTTTGCTTATGACGATTTTTGCGCTTACCAGTTAGCCAAACAGACCGGCAACAAGTTTTATGAAAATGTATTTGCCCGGCAGATGTACAACTATAAAAACCTGTTCGACCCGAAAACGCGGTTTATGCGTGCCAAAGATGAAGCCGGAAACTGGATTGAGCCGTTTGACCCGATGGACTGGGGCGGCCCTTATACAGAAGGCAACGCCTGGCACTGGACCTGGTCGGTTTTTCATGACACGCAGGGGCTGATAGATTTGATGGGCGGAAACAAAAATTTCACGGCAAAACTCGACTCGGTGTTTACTGAACCGGGAACGATCAAGGTAGGCGGATACGGTACGGTGATCCACGAAATGACAGAAATGGCCGCCTTTAATATGGGCCAGTATGCCCAGGGAAATGAGCCGATCCACCATATGATCTACCTGTACAATTATGCCGGCGAACCCTGGAAAGCACAGCAGCATATCCGGGAGGTGATGGACAAAATGTACAATGCTACGGAAAACGGTTATCCCGGCGATGAAGACGAGGGGCAAATGTCGTCCTGGTATGTTTTAAGCGCTGCCGGTATCTACAGCGTTTGCCCGGGAACGGACCAATACGTAATAGGCAGCCCGGCATTTAATAAAATAACCATCACCCTTGAAAACGGAAATAAGTTTACGATAGAAGCAAATAACAACAGCAAAACGAATGTTTATATCCAATCTGCTACTTTAAACGGGAAGCCATATACCCATCACTGGATAACGCAGGCCGATATTATGAATGGCGGTGTACTCCATTTTGAAATGGGTGACAAGCCCAATTTTCAACGCGGGCTAAATGCAGACGATAAACCATTTTCACTGTCGAAGCGGGTATTATAA